The following are encoded in a window of Thermodesulfobium sp. 4217-1 genomic DNA:
- a CDS encoding Hsp20/alpha crystallin family protein translates to MFKPVRSLLRSSDPFENLFTIQERINKVFNDLLPSSEVDSTSRWVPAIDVFEKEGNIEIELEAPGIKEEDLKIKIEDGMLIISGERKFEKEDKKENYYRMERSYGSFSRSFSLPDNVERDKIGAKYENGLLKITLPKKPESQPKEIPVNFVKEIEK, encoded by the coding sequence ATGTTTAAACCTGTTAGATCTTTGTTGAGGTCATCTGATCCATTCGAAAATCTATTTACTATTCAGGAAAGAATTAACAAGGTTTTTAATGACTTATTGCCTTCTTCAGAAGTTGATTCCACTTCACGTTGGGTACCTGCAATAGACGTGTTTGAAAAGGAAGGCAATATAGAAATCGAGTTAGAGGCACCAGGAATTAAGGAAGAAGACTTAAAAATTAAGATTGAAGATGGCATGCTCATCATTAGTGGTGAGAGAAAGTTTGAAAAAGAAGATAAAAAAGAAAATTATTACAGAATGGAAAGAAGCTATGGTAGTTTTTCAAGAAGCTTCTCGCTTCCAGACAACGTAGAAAGAGATAAAATTGGTGCAAAATACGAAAACGGTCTCCTAAAGATTACTCTACCAAAAAAGCCAGAATCTCAGCCAAAAGAAATACCTGTGAACTTTGTAAAGGAAATAGAGAAATAG
- the queA gene encoding tRNA preQ1(34) S-adenosylmethionine ribosyltransferase-isomerase QueA, whose amino-acid sequence MILDKELMENLSYSLPNEKIAQKPLEPRDSAKLLVIDKKKLGFEDCIVRDLPNFLNNGDLIILNNTKVIKARLYVVTDSSAKVEVLLIKKIDSKTGLFMAKPGKRLKIGKEILLNGKKMGNVKDIDLQGRRIIEFYDDIDSVLEEFGMVPVPPYVKKFSKDFDEKYQTKFANVPGSVAAPTAGLHFTQSLLDALKEKGVAIKFITLHVGPGTFKSISNDGEILLEPEWVDISQEVCDSIKKAKLRNKVLVVGTTSMRTVESTVPNSYNGYIDTVILPGYNFKVPDMFMTNFHLPNTSLLALTMAFGGINLIKRAYSHAIENNYRFYSFGDAMLII is encoded by the coding sequence TCGCGACAGCGCAAAACTTCTTGTTATTGATAAAAAAAAATTAGGTTTTGAAGATTGCATAGTAAGAGATTTGCCAAACTTTCTAAATAATGGTGATTTAATTATTTTAAACAATACCAAAGTAATAAAGGCAAGGCTTTATGTAGTAACCGACAGCTCTGCAAAAGTTGAAGTGCTTCTAATAAAGAAAATCGATTCCAAAACTGGGCTTTTTATGGCAAAGCCAGGTAAGAGATTAAAGATTGGCAAAGAGATCTTGTTAAATGGCAAAAAAATGGGAAACGTTAAAGACATAGACTTGCAGGGTAGAAGGATTATAGAGTTTTATGATGATATCGATTCAGTGCTTGAAGAATTTGGAATGGTTCCTGTACCCCCATATGTAAAGAAATTTAGTAAGGATTTTGATGAGAAATATCAGACAAAATTTGCAAATGTACCAGGATCAGTCGCGGCTCCCACTGCAGGGCTTCACTTTACGCAGAGTTTATTGGATGCGTTAAAAGAAAAGGGTGTAGCGATTAAATTTATTACCCTTCACGTAGGGCCTGGAACTTTTAAGTCAATTTCGAACGATGGTGAGATCTTGTTGGAGCCTGAATGGGTAGATATTTCACAAGAGGTATGTGATTCTATAAAAAAGGCTAAGTTAAGAAATAAAGTTTTGGTTGTTGGAACTACTAGCATGAGGACTGTTGAATCTACTGTTCCAAATTCTTACAACGGATACATAGATACAGTGATTTTGCCTGGTTATAACTTTAAGGTTCCAGATATGTTTATGACTAATTTTCACCTTCCAAACACCAGTCTCTTAGCTCTCACCATGGCATTTGGAGGTATAAATCTGATTAAAAGAGCTTATAGTCATGCAATTGAAAACAACTATAGGTTTTATTCATTTGGCGATGCAATGTTAATTATCTAA